One Deinococcus sp. LM3 DNA segment encodes these proteins:
- a CDS encoding polysaccharide biosynthesis tyrosine autokinase, which yields MTLTPDTPRRSSDDIDLLQVLETLRRAWIPLAVTPVVLAGVTYLVSSRQAPTFEAGTSLMSSMPDTSNDTLKGASVTASQLPQGAVDEVIHSRASVARITDIISKSGLPADIKAKITADLSNELANDRYARVTVKARLDQQQRGVYDLKASAESPEAARVLANAAATALLAWDVERARSGVARARENLQRQLDNLNARLGALTPGSLEAQSLVAARGQLLLNLSQATVFEEGASGNLTLLAEANAPRRPVAPKPTRNAALVFLLSLFAGAGVALLLDALRRRIRNASDLLQLGVNTLGELPRLARAKRGAMVGLARTGDLYEPSGFIRVNLAASLPEQNAIIAVTSPRPAEGKSTVVATTAASYSSAGKRVLVIDLDLHRPSQQEYWSVAGRPWVALPGNTVPLRCDVTIAIEHPNQASALDVGGGIHVLPAGETGRKAASLLSRPDLPDLLRRWAQNYDIVIIDTPPVLALADAYVIGRQLDGMILVVESGETSVPEVQRVLTTFASTGAPLMGVVINKVNRSNQGYYYNYNYHRLTPPATPSN from the coding sequence ATGACCCTGACCCCCGACACGCCCCGCCGCTCCTCCGACGACATCGATCTCCTGCAGGTGCTCGAAACCCTGCGCCGCGCCTGGATTCCCCTGGCGGTCACGCCCGTCGTCCTGGCCGGCGTCACGTACCTCGTCAGCAGCCGGCAGGCGCCCACCTTCGAGGCGGGCACCAGCCTGATGTCCAGCATGCCGGACACGTCCAACGACACCCTCAAGGGCGCGTCCGTCACGGCCAGCCAGCTCCCGCAGGGCGCGGTGGACGAGGTCATCCACTCGCGCGCCAGTGTCGCCCGCATCACGGACATCATCAGTAAGTCCGGCCTGCCGGCCGACATCAAGGCGAAGATCACCGCCGACCTGAGTAACGAACTCGCCAACGACCGGTACGCCCGCGTGACCGTCAAGGCCCGCCTCGACCAGCAGCAGCGCGGCGTGTACGACCTCAAGGCCAGCGCCGAGAGTCCCGAGGCGGCCCGCGTGCTCGCGAACGCCGCCGCGACCGCCCTGCTCGCCTGGGACGTCGAACGCGCCCGCAGCGGCGTCGCCCGCGCCCGCGAGAACCTCCAGCGGCAACTCGACAACCTCAACGCCCGCCTCGGGGCGCTCACGCCCGGCAGTCTCGAAGCGCAGAGTCTCGTCGCCGCGCGCGGGCAACTCCTGCTGAACCTCTCGCAGGCGACCGTGTTCGAGGAGGGCGCCAGCGGCAACCTGACCCTGCTGGCCGAGGCGAACGCGCCCCGCCGGCCCGTCGCGCCGAAACCCACCCGTAACGCCGCCCTGGTGTTCCTGCTCAGCCTGTTCGCCGGGGCCGGCGTCGCCCTGCTCCTCGACGCGCTGCGCCGCCGCATCCGCAACGCCAGTGACCTGCTGCAGCTCGGCGTGAACACCCTCGGGGAACTGCCCCGCCTCGCCCGCGCCAAACGCGGCGCGATGGTCGGCCTCGCCCGCACCGGCGACCTGTACGAACCCAGCGGGTTCATCCGCGTGAACCTCGCCGCGAGCCTCCCCGAGCAGAACGCCATCATCGCCGTCACCAGCCCCCGCCCCGCCGAGGGCAAAAGCACCGTCGTCGCCACCACCGCCGCCTCCTACAGCTCGGCCGGGAAACGCGTCCTCGTCATCGACCTGGACCTGCACCGCCCATCGCAGCAGGAGTACTGGTCCGTCGCGGGTCGCCCCTGGGTCGCGCTGCCCGGCAACACCGTCCCGCTGCGCTGCGACGTCACCATCGCCATCGAGCATCCCAACCAGGCCAGCGCCCTGGATGTCGGCGGCGGCATTCACGTCCTCCCCGCCGGCGAGACCGGCCGTAAGGCCGCCAGCCTGCTGTCCCGCCCGGACCTGCCGGACCTGCTGCGCCGCTGGGCCCAGAACTACGACATCGTCATCATCGACACGCCCCCCGTCCTCGCGCTGGCCGACGCGTACGTGATCGGCCGTCAGCTGGACGGGATGATCCTGGTCGTCGAGAGCGGCGAGACCAGCGTCCCGGAAGTGCAGCGCGTCCTGACCACCTTCGCCAGCACCGGCGCGCCCCTGATGGGCGTCGTGATCAACAAGGTCAACCGCAGCAACCAGGGCTACTACTACAACTACAACTACCACCGCCTGACCCCGCCCGCCACGCCCAGCAACTGA